Proteins encoded within one genomic window of Chroicocephalus ridibundus chromosome 7, bChrRid1.1, whole genome shotgun sequence:
- the ERMN gene encoding ermin, protein MTEEVPAASTMPECNGSVPPEKGPLQVIGVIDEIAKSVGTVPYANAETSPDPPPAQENQEENRNLLAEDIVHGDCDGEKQHKEKPEENGGTLQQGPADGQDTGTDGQGSEEGPGSEGTPAGSGGTGAASAGGDTAGTLAASADGRGNAAEEEEEAEEEEEDTEEDEVQVIELKKENGEASRLQQQGSGKEPSPPSSPGCNSQAEKPGEQPSLGKKNDISRHSYSRYNTISYRRIRKGNTKQRIDEFESMMHL, encoded by the exons ATGACAGAAGAGGTCCCAGCAGCTTCCACCATGCCCGAGTGCAACGGGAGCGTACCCCCGGAGAAGGGCCCACTCCAGGTCATCGGCGTCATTGATGAAATAGCCAAATCTGTCGGGACGGTTCCTTATGCAAACGCAGAAACGAGCCCCGACCCTCCACCTGCACAGGAAAATCAGGAGGAAAATAGAAATTTGTTGGCAGAGGACATAGTTCATGGGGATTGTGATGGAGAGAAGCAACACAAAG AAAAGCCAGAGGAGAACGGTGGGACGCTACAGCAGGGACCAGCTGATGGCCAGGACACGGGGACTGACGGCCAGGGATCGGAGGAAG GGCCTGGCAGCGAGGGGACGCCTGCGggcagcggggggacgggggcggcCAGCGCcggcggggacacggcggggacactCGCAGCCAGCGCCGACGGGAGAGGGAAcgcggccgaggaggaggaggaggcggaggaggaggaggaggacaccgAAGAGGATGAAGTTCAGGTGATCGAACTGAAGAAGGAGAACGGCGAGGCGTCCCGTCTGCAGCAGCAAGGCAGCGGCAAGGAGccgtcccccccctccagccccggctgCAACTCCCAGGCGGAGAAACCCGGggagcagcccagcctggggaaaaaaaatgatatctCCAGACACAGCTATTCCAGATACAACACAATTTCCTACCGGAGGATTAGAAAAGGAAACACCAAACAACGAATCGATGAATTTGAATCCATGATGCACTTATAA